A window of Rosa rugosa chromosome 7, drRosRugo1.1, whole genome shotgun sequence genomic DNA:
TTTTCCCAAATCCATGAACAATGATCGAAGTCCTAAATATTCATAATATGGGTAACAGACTAACAACAGCTTTAAACCAATAAGCTTAAGGTATATTTCAAGGTCAAACCCTCTAATACCTTTAGAGAGTTTTCATCTCAACCTTCCGGTCTTTTTCACATGCTAATACTTTGATTCCGAAAGGCAGAGGAGGAAAAAGAATGGAGAAGGAGAAAAAAGACGATAGAGGGGATAGATAGAATTCAGTTTggatttttgtgtttttttttttttttctccttctggAGTTGTGTTTTTTTAACGACGTTAAGATtcatttgagaagaaaaaaagtctAAAAAACAATGTTAGCTTATGTGGCACAATTAAATTCGTTGGATTAGAAGGAGGATTaggattttatgaaatttagGTAAATTAACTTTAGAGGATCCAAATCCATTTTGGAAATCCTTCTGCTAACTGGTGAGGTTGAACTCCCTAAAGTCATTGTTCTGGACTAAACTTTGAGCTTACAAATAAGCTTTAAAGTCACTAATAAGAGAGACCAAGGACACCCAGAGTGCTAAACTGAAACTAGACACCATGCTTTATAAGCCCGGACGTCATTCTTTGTCGCCAATCGTAGTAACACAAGCTTGTTAAAGAGAATATTAGGCATACAAACTTGAATTCATTTATTGGACACGATTAGTTAACAGATAGTgtatgtatatatttctattcggtAATAAATAAACCACCATTAACATCATCATTCTGTTTGTTACACAGATATACATATCATACACCTGACAAGTAGTAACTGGTGAGTGTTAGTACAAGGCATTGCATATGATTTAACGGGAGAATGCGATTCCATCTCATATAAGCAATCAGTAATCCACGATCCCTGCACTTAGTGTCATTTGCAACATTAAAAGTCCCAGAATAATCTCTCCTCAACTGTCATGTCCCAATTTTTCGGTAAGCTTCTCAGATGCTTCAGAAGGCTTTAGCTACCACAAGAACACAACTTGTTCTGTAGAACGTCTAAATCTTCATCTTCTACTCTTGCTCTTGGGAGTATGAAAGCTCTTCTTCACAACCCTTTCATGTGTGAGATAttagattattttttttttgttcttcttctctAACAAAACCATATTTTCTCAAACAAAAAAACATTTACAAAGAAGTGGACAAGAGTCACAAGACAATCGATAAGAACTCCAAGATACACCAGCAAGAGAaccaaaaaagagaagaaagaaatacCAAGCACAAGAACAACATGATGAAACTACTGCACTCTAATCACAATGTCCTTTTAGGTTGAGATATTAGTTTCAAAAGATGATAATGTTCTGGTTTAGCTAGTTAAAGTATGACTGCTTTTGTTAAAATGAGCTTGTTATTGCTGTTCTAAATAAGAATTCTGGCTAACTAAATTCTGACCAGTCGTATTTTACAAAAACATTAGCTTCTTTTCTGTATTGTTAGTAATTATAGTTAGTAATTACGGAAATCAATTTATAAACCAGAAGCAAACTTCCTTATTCTAAGTAATGTAAATAAACAAAACTTTCTTATTCTAACAAATGTACTGACTACAGTGAAACACAGTCCTGTATATGCAACCTCATTTGATGATGCCTGCACTAAAGAGGATCCTCTGATGTTGGCAAAGCATGTATTGGAGATAATGACTTCTTACTGTTCCGGTGACAATGAACCAATTTTGCAGGTGTCTAGCTCAAAACTTGTTTTTTTTGCTGGCAGTTATTCACATTAAATTAGCTGATTTCTAGGCTTGACTAGGTTTATCAAAATATAGGAGTAAAGCTCAAACATTAGTAGCAACTTTCTAGACTATGGTGCTGCATGTTGGAGATGAGATGACCAAACCAATTCTGAAGTTTTTCGTTGTTTGCATTGCTTTTTTATGTTAAGTAGGATTGTCTGATAAttgagtatatatatattggcatGAAAGCATGGAATTTTCAAGTGTAACTACTAATTAAGAAACCAACACTTAAAATAGCATAGGAGAATACAATAAAGTGCACAAAACAAGTAGAACAATTGGCATGAAAACCAAATGCTTGAAGagcaagaaattaaaacaaCTGTCCAACTATTCTTATCAAAAGAAAATCAACCAACACGGAAAATGAATTTGAAAATAAGCTGGATTTCTCATTAATGGTTGGACCAAAGGACAAATACATGAAGATTTTTACATTGTGACAGCAGATAAACAAAACGCTTATCCTATTCTAACCAAGTTACTGATAAGGCTCATCCACTGCTGCAAGGGATCCTCTGATCTTGCCTATacatctgttggagttgaatgaCTTGTTGTCGCAGTTCCGGTGCCAACGAAGCCACCGTTTCAGGAGGTAGGCTCAAAACTTGTTGCAATAAAGCAGGGTCCACTCCCGGTGGAAGAATCTGAGGCTCAGAGATTTGCACTGGTTCTGATTTTGGaacttgctgctgctgctgctgctggccAATATTGAATGGAGGCATTGACCTCTTTTGCATCATTTGTGGGGTGACCAGAGTCTGAGGCTCCGAGATCTGTACTGGTTCCGATTTTGGAacgagctgctgctgctgctgctgcggcTGCGGCTGGCCATTATTGAAGGGAGGCATTGGCCTCATATTAACCTGTCCCAACATTTGTGGTGTGACCATTCCTAGCATCATTTGTGCCTGAAGCAGAGCCCTGTTTAACTGCGGCTTTGCAAGCAATAGCTCCTGAGCCATCTCCTTATTTTCCACAGCAATTCCCTTCATCTCCGAGACCATTTGCGCCAACTGATTCCTCGACATTTTGGACAGATGGACTGTCAAAGGATCATTAGCCAATGCCTGCTGCTGCTGAGAACCACCTAGAGCTCCCGCCATTGCGGCGGCTGCATCAACAGCTGCTTGGAGACCAATCGGCTGATGATTGGCCTTCTCATTAGCAGCAAAATTAACCTTCAAACGCCGGCCATTGAGCTCACAATCCTGAAGATTCCGCAGCGCACTAAACGCCGTCGTCTCATCCCTGTACTCACAGAACCCAAAACCCTTTGGCTTCCCGGTGTCTTTATCTGTAACCATTCTGAAAGTCACAACAGGGCCAACCTCCTCGCAGAGAGCCTTGACCTGTTGCTCGGTGGCATCATAAGGGATGTTCCCAACGAAAATGCGGCGAGAAGAAGCCATCAAGACCCAAAAGTCCTAGAGTAATCCTTTTTATAGAATTCGAAGACTTCCAATTTGGATTAGGAATTCTATCTATTCCCTAGTCGGAAAGGGAAACTTGTTAATTGCGTGAAGAAACAGGAAATGGGAAACCGTCTTTTCGTTTTCCCAATTGGATTCGGACTCCACCTAATTGAAGGTTTCTTGACCAAACAAATCTAAAATTCGCAGTAATGGGTTCTGGGTTAATTTCTACGGAGTCTTCGTCAAAGCAAAACCCTAATTTACGCTTCAGAGGAAATTGAACGAGAAAAGGTGAATTATTGGAATTAGAAACCCCGATTGATTGGGAGCGATGGCGATGGCG
This region includes:
- the LOC133723079 gene encoding cleavage stimulating factor 64-like, yielding MASSRRIFVGNIPYDATEQQVKALCEEVGPVVTFRMVTDKDTGKPKGFGFCEYRDETTAFSALRNLQDCELNGRRLKVNFAANEKANHQPIGLQAAVDAAAAMAGALGGSQQQQALANDPLTVHLSKMSRNQLAQMVSEMKGIAVENKEMAQELLLAKPQLNRALLQAQMMLGMVTPQMLGQVNMRPMPPFNNGQPQPQQQQQQLVPKSEPVQISEPQTLVTPQMMQKRSMPPFNIGQQQQQQQVPKSEPVQISEPQILPPGVDPALLQQVLSLPPETVASLAPELRQQVIQLQQMYRQDQRIPCSSG